The Prunus persica cultivar Lovell chromosome G8, Prunus_persica_NCBIv2, whole genome shotgun sequence genome includes a region encoding these proteins:
- the LOC18767174 gene encoding long chain acyl-CoA synthetase 2: MDFIVKVEESRPAADGRPSAGPVYRSIYAKDGLMELPEGLESPWQFLSDSAKKYPNNPMLGRRQVKETKVGPYVWLTYQEVHDAALRMGSAIRSRGVNPGDRCGIFGSNCPQWLTAMEACNSHAITYVPLYDTLGANAVEFIINHAEVSIAFVQENKISAILSCLPNCSTHLKTIVSFANISSTQKEEAEGLGVSCFSWEEFSQLGNLVCELPPKQRTDICTIMYTSGTTGEPKGVIITNGAIMAEVLSVEQILFLTDKVCTEGDSYFSFLPLAHVYDQIMESYCIYKGSSIGFWRGDIRFLMEDLQELRPTMFCGVPRVYDRIYTGIANKVSSSGALRKTLFQYAYNYKLANLEKGLPQENAAPLLDKLVFDKMKQALGGRVRILLSGAAPLPRHVEEFFRVTACSTLSQGYGLTESCGGSLTSIGNVFPMMGTVGVPMTTIETRLESVPEMGYDALSSVPRGEICLRGKSLFSGYHKRQDLTEEVLIDGWFHTGDIGELQPNGAMKIIDRKKNIFKLSQGEYVAVENIESKYLQCPLITSIWVYGNSFESFLVAVVVPDRKALEDWAAEHHLTEGFKSLCQNLKARKYILDELNSVGQKQQLRGFELLKAVHLEPNPFDMERDLITPTFKLKRTHLLKYYKDRIDKLYSEAKEARV; this comes from the exons ATGGATTTTATAGTGAAGGTTGAAGAATCGAGGCCGGCGGCCGACGGGAGGCCATCCGCGGGGCCTGTGTACAGGAGCATTTATGCTAAAGATGGGCTCATGGAGTTGCCGGAGGGGTTGGAGTCTCCATGGCAGTTTCTCAG CGACTCTGCGAAAAAGTATCCAAACAATCCAATGCTTGGTCGGCGTCAAGTCAAGGAAACAAAG GTGGGTCCCTATGTATGGCTTACATATCAAGAGGTTCATGATGCAGCCCTTCGAATGGGTTCAGCCATCAGGAGTCGCGGTGTCAATCCT GGAGATCGTTGTGGTATATTTGGATCAAACTGCCCCCAGTGGCTtactgcaatggag GCCTGTAACAGCCATGCCATAACCTATGTTCCGCTGTATGACACCCTTG GTGCTAATGCAGTTGAATTCATCATCAATCATGCTGAAGTTTCCATAGCTTTTGTTCAAGAGAACAAGATCTCTGCT ATTCTGTCATGCCTTCCAAATTGCTCTACGCATTTAAAAA CAATTGTCAGCTTTGCAAATATTTCTAGCACTCAAAAGGAGGAAGCTGAAGGACTGGGGGTATCTTGTTTCTCTTGGGAGGAATTCTCTCAGTTG GGAAATTTAGTTTGTGAACTACCTCCAAAACAGAGGACTGACATTTGCACTATAATGTACACAAGTGGAACAACTGGAGAACCAAAAGGTGTTATTATTACTAATGGAGCAATTATGGCAGAAGTATTGTCTGTGGAGCAAATACTTTTTCTAACAGATAAAGTG TGTACAGAAGGAGATTcgtatttttcctttcttcctttGGCCCATGTATATGATCAAATTATGGAGAGCTATTGCATCTACAAGGGTTCCTCTATAGGCTTCTGGCGAGGA GATATCAGATTTCTAATGGAGGACCTTCAGGAACTAAGGCCTACTATGTTTTGCGGGGTCCCTAGAGTGTATGATCGCATATACACTG GTATTGCTAATAAAGTTTCATCTAGTGGTGCGTTGAGGAAGACGCTGTTCCAATATGCTTATAACTA CAAGTTGGCAAATCTGGAGAAGGGTCTGCCACAAGAAAACGCAGCACCTCTCTTGGACAAGCTTGTCTTTGATAAG ATGAAACAAGCACTAGGGGGACGAGTTCGTATACTGTTGTCTGGTGCTGCACCTTTGCCTAGGCATGTGGAGGAATTTTTTAGGGTCACCGCCTGCAGTACTTTGTCACAAGGATATG GCCTCACTGAAAGCTGTGGTGGAAGTCTTACGTCTATTGGCAATGTTTTTCCTATGATGGGAACTGTGGGGGTCCCCATGACAACTATTGAAACAAGGCTTGAGTCAGTGCCAGAAATGGGATATGATGCACTTTCCAGTGTGCCACGTGGAGAGATTTGCCTGAGAGGAAAATCCTTGTTTTCTGGTTACCACAAGCGACAAGATCTGACAGAGGAAGTCCTTATTGATGGGTGGTTTCATACTG GTGACATTGGAGAATTGCAGCCTAATGGAGCAATGAAAATTATAGATaggaaaaagaatatatttaaaCTGTCTCAAGGTGAATATGTTGCTGTGGAAAACATTGAAAGCAAATACCTGCAATGCCCTCTTATCACATCG ATTTGGGTTTATGGGAACAGCTTTGAGTCGTTTCTTGTTGCTGTGGTGGTCCCTGACAGAAAGGCATTGGAGGATTGGGCAGCAGAGCATCATTTGACCGAAGGTTTTAAATCATTATGTCAAAACCTGAAGGCAAGAAAGTACATTTTGGATGAGCTCAATAGTGTTGGTCAGAAGCAGCAA CTACGAGGTTTTGAGCTGTTAAAAGCAGTCCACTTGGAACCAAATCCCTTTGACATGGAGAGGGATCTTATAACTCCAACATTCAAACTGAAGAGAACACACCTACTTAAATATTACAAG GACCGCATTGATAAACTGTACAGTGAAGCAAAGGAAGCAAGGGTATGA
- the LOC18766800 gene encoding TMV resistance protein N isoform X2, whose amino-acid sequence MTYDVFLSFRGEDTRFNFTDHLHSNLTRKGIRTFIDDGLKRGEEISPALLRAIEESKISIIVFSENYASSKWCLDELVKILESKETREQIVWPVFYKVNPSDVRHQRGSFGQALADYECEFKDDMEKVQRWRRSLTKAANLSGWCFMNGHESKFIDNIVEAISLQVLNHAYLNVAKYPVGIESRVREIDKLLGVGGNDVRMVGIWGTGGIDDVRERSMPYGGLGKLQSILLSEILGVKEVEVTNVDKGINMIKKMLNGKKLLLVLDDVNHLDQLNKLVGGSDWFGSGSRIVLTTRDKHLLIAHQVNLIYEVEKLNHYESLKLFTSWNSFSRNGHLKDDYAKLANNVVDYADGLPLALMVLGSHLCGRSIDQWKYALDGYRRVPNREIQEILKISYNALEDAVKEVFLDIAFFYKGLGEDYVIQMLEGCDMNPKYDLEVLVEKALINIMEDGCIWMHDLIQEMGKEVVRQESPTEPGKRSRLWFHEDVYHVLTENTGTDKIKGIMVKLPAGLESDEVCLNAESFSKMKNLRLFINHNARLSGEVDCLPNELRLLIWPEYPSQSLPANFNPKKLVGLALPRSCILRLDLEFKSLKFINVEHSKFLRKTPDFSGVPNLEKLNLNFCTSLVELHPSAGFLHKLVNLSLTGCRSLTLFPRIVNLKSLLELNLDGCISLENFPEIKGKMEYLKHLDLSETSIKELPSSSIRHFTRLENLYLTRCENLTNLPCSIYELKHLKTISVLKCSKLFSFPKMAKSEDSRSAESLVTLQGGNLAFPNLSKFYGSNLSDIADFLLTLDCMTTLTRLDLSGSNFVSLPVCINNFVNLIDLRLVSCKRLREIPDLPQALQLLDVSDCLSLERVSKLSNLLERKESQMFLGMRLANCWRLRNNLVRIAKKKNMFINQVNLFSLFLSSLPTFVQVEFPGRGIPKWFSYRKDLKDLCECQFSIKIPQNFNWENKGISFCAFLEKTKNRLNFYAQLSIRDFAVDMYVKEVCPDNIQSTGKDLSLVWLSYVPFHDMMSTMARTERNVKRTRVMPPYLPTIRVHFVRISKAVKSCGVHLVMPPG is encoded by the exons ATGACATACGACGTCTTCCTGAGTTTCAGAGGCGAGGACACGCGATTCAACTTTACTGATCATCTGCACAGTAATTTGACTCGGAAGGGAATTAGGACCTTCATAGATGATGGTCTTAAGAGAGGGGAAGAAATATCACCGGCCCTTCTCAGAGCGATCGAAGAGTCGAAGATTTCCATCATCGTGTTCTCCGAAAACTATGCATCTTCGAAGTGGTGCTTGGATGAACTCGTCAAGATCCTTGAGAGTAAAGAAACAAGGGAGCAAATAGTTTGGCCTGTTTTTTACAAGGTGAATCCGTCGGATGTACGGCATCAAAGGGGCAGTTTCGGTCAGGCACTTGCTGACTATGAATGCGAGTTCAAAGATGAcatggagaaggtgcaaagatGGAGGAGAAGTCTTACGAAAGCAGCCAATCTGTCCGGATGGTGTTTCATGAACgg GCATGAATCAAAATTTATTGACAATATCGTTGAAGCGATTTCATTACAAGTATTAAACCATGCGTATTTGAATGTAGCAAAGTACCCAGTTGGAATAGAGTCTCGTGTGCGCGAGATAGATAAGCTTTTGGGCGTTGGAGGAAACGATGTTCGCATGGTAGGGATATGGGGCACTGGTGGAATAG ATGATGTTCGAGAAAGATCAATGCCGTATGGAGGCTTAGGCAAACTACAAAGTATTCTTCTTTCTGAGATTCTAGGGGTGAAAGAAGTAGAGGTGACCAATGTTGACAAAGGAATCAATATGATAAAGAAGATGTTGAATGGTAAGAAGCTTCTCTTAGTTCTTGACGATGTGAATCATTTGGACCAATTAAACAAATTAGTTGGAGGGTCtgattggtttggttcagGCAGCAGAATTGTTCTAACGACAAGAGACAAGCATTTGCTAATTGCTCATCAAGTCAATCTAATATATGAGGTTGAGAAGTTAAATCATTATGAGTCCTTAAAGCTCTTCACCAGTTGGAATTCATTTTCAAGAAATGGACACTTAAAAGATGATTATGCGAAACTTGCAAACAATGTAGTAGACTATGCTGACGGTCTTCCATTAGCTCTGATGGTTTTGGGTTCACATCTATGTGGTAGAAGTATTGATCAATGGAAATATGCATTAGATGGTTACAGAAGAGTTCCTAACCGAGAGATTCaagaaattctcaaaataaGTTATAATGCACTAGAAGACGCGGTGAAGGAAGTTTTCCTTGATATTGCATTTTTCTATAAAGGTCTAGGCGAGGATTATGTGATACAAATGCTAGAAGGTTGTGACATGAACCCTAAGTATGATCTTGAAGTACTCGTGGAAAAGGCTCTTATAAATATTATGGAAGATGGCTGCATTTGGATGCATGACTTGATACAAGAAATGGGTAAAGAAGTAGTTCGCCAAGAGTCACCAACTGAGCCCGGAAAACGTAGTAGGTTGTGGTTTCACGAGGATGTTTACCATGTTTTAACAGAAAACACA GGAACGGATAAGATCAAAGGTATTATGGTGAAGTTGCCTGCTGGGCTTGAGTCAGATGAGGTATGTTTGAATGCTGAAAGCTtctcaaagatgaaaaatcttCGACTTTTTATAAATCATAATGCGCGCTTGTCTGGAGAAGTTGATTGTCTTCCCAATGAGTTGAGGCTCCTTATCTGGCCTGAATATCCGTCACAATCTTTGCCAGCCAATTTTAATCCAAAGAAACTTGTTGGTCTTGCTTTGCCTCGCAGCTGCATTTTACGACTGGATTTGGAATTCAAg AGTTTGAAATTTATAAATGTGGAGCACAGCAAATTCCTAAGAAAAACCCCTGACTTCTCTGGAGTCCCAAACTTGGAGAAGTTGAATCTAAACTTTTGTACAAGTTTAGTTGAGCTTCATCCTTCTGCTGGATTCCTTCATAAGCTTGTTAACTTGAGTCTTACGGGATGCCGTAGTCTTACTCTGTTTCCAAGAATTGTCAACTTGAAATCTCTGCTGGAGTTGAATCTTGACGGTTGCATAAGTCTTGAGAATTTTCCTGAAATTAAGGGGAAGATGGAATATTTGAAACACCTGGATCTATCAGAGACTTCCATCAAAGAATTGCCTTCATCGTCAATTCGACATTTCACTCGTCTCGAGAATCTGTATTTAACCAGATGTGAAAACCTTACAAATCTGCCATGCAGCATTTATGAGTTGAAGCACCTAAAGACAATTTCTGTCCTTAAATGCtcaaaattgttttcatttcctAAAATGGCGAAGTCTGAAGATTCAAGGAGTGCAGAATCACTTGTGACTCTTCAAGGAGGCAATTTAGCGTTTCCCAACCTATCTAAATTCTATGGATCCAATCTTTCAGACATTGCCGATTTCCTTCTGACTCTTGATTGCATGACCACATTAACTAGACTTGATCTATCAGGAAGCAATTTTGTTAGTCTTCCCGTATGCATTAATAACTTTGTCAACTTGATTGATCTTCGGTTGGTTAGTTGCAAGAGACTTAGAGAAATTCCAGATCTTCCACAAGCATTGCAACTTTTGGATGTGAGTGATTGCTTATCATTGGAAAGAGTTTCAAAATTGTCCAACCTTTTGGAACGTAAAGAGTCTCAAATGTTCTTGGGAATGAGATTGGCTAACTGTTGGAGACTGCGTAACAATCTAGTTCGAattgcaaagaagaaaaatatgttcATAAATCAAGTcaatctcttctctctctttctctcatctctcccAACTTTTGTCCAGGTTGAATTTCCAGGAAGGGGAATTCCAAAGTGGTTCAGTTATCGTAAGGATTTGAAGGATCTTTGCGAATGTCAATTCTCTATTAAAATCCCTCAAAATTTCAATTGGGAGAACAAAGGAATTTCTTTTTGTGCTTTTCTCGAAAAGACCAAAAATAGGTTAAATTTTTATGCTCAACTCAGCATCAGGGACTTTGCTGTTGATATGTATGTGAAGGAAGTATGCCCTGATAATATTCAATCAACAGGGAAAGACCTGAGTTTAGTGTGGCTGTCATATGTCCCTTTCCATGATATGATGTCGACAATGGCACGCACGGAAAGAAATGTGAAAAGAACAAGGGTGATGCCGCCTTATTTGCCTACAATCCGAGTTCATTTTGTGCGTATTAGCAAAGCTGTGAAAAGCTGCGGAGTCCACCTAGTAATGCCACCAGGATGA
- the LOC18766800 gene encoding TMV resistance protein N isoform X1 has translation MTYDVFLSFRGEDTRFNFTDHLHSNLTRKGIRTFIDDGLKRGEEISPALLRAIEESKISIIVFSENYASSKWCLDELVKILESKETREQIVWPVFYKVNPSDVRHQRGSFGQALADYECEFKDDMEKVQRWRRSLTKAANLSGWCFMNGHESKFIDNIVEAISLQVLNHAYLNVAKYPVGIESRVREIDKLLGVGGNDVRMVGIWGTGGIGKTTIAKAVYNSVAHMFEGSCFLDDVRERSMPYGGLGKLQSILLSEILGVKEVEVTNVDKGINMIKKMLNGKKLLLVLDDVNHLDQLNKLVGGSDWFGSGSRIVLTTRDKHLLIAHQVNLIYEVEKLNHYESLKLFTSWNSFSRNGHLKDDYAKLANNVVDYADGLPLALMVLGSHLCGRSIDQWKYALDGYRRVPNREIQEILKISYNALEDAVKEVFLDIAFFYKGLGEDYVIQMLEGCDMNPKYDLEVLVEKALINIMEDGCIWMHDLIQEMGKEVVRQESPTEPGKRSRLWFHEDVYHVLTENTGTDKIKGIMVKLPAGLESDEVCLNAESFSKMKNLRLFINHNARLSGEVDCLPNELRLLIWPEYPSQSLPANFNPKKLVGLALPRSCILRLDLEFKSLKFINVEHSKFLRKTPDFSGVPNLEKLNLNFCTSLVELHPSAGFLHKLVNLSLTGCRSLTLFPRIVNLKSLLELNLDGCISLENFPEIKGKMEYLKHLDLSETSIKELPSSSIRHFTRLENLYLTRCENLTNLPCSIYELKHLKTISVLKCSKLFSFPKMAKSEDSRSAESLVTLQGGNLAFPNLSKFYGSNLSDIADFLLTLDCMTTLTRLDLSGSNFVSLPVCINNFVNLIDLRLVSCKRLREIPDLPQALQLLDVSDCLSLERVSKLSNLLERKESQMFLGMRLANCWRLRNNLVRIAKKKNMFINQVNLFSLFLSSLPTFVQVEFPGRGIPKWFSYRKDLKDLCECQFSIKIPQNFNWENKGISFCAFLEKTKNRLNFYAQLSIRDFAVDMYVKEVCPDNIQSTGKDLSLVWLSYVPFHDMMSTMARTERNVKRTRVMPPYLPTIRVHFVRISKAVKSCGVHLVMPPG, from the exons ATGACATACGACGTCTTCCTGAGTTTCAGAGGCGAGGACACGCGATTCAACTTTACTGATCATCTGCACAGTAATTTGACTCGGAAGGGAATTAGGACCTTCATAGATGATGGTCTTAAGAGAGGGGAAGAAATATCACCGGCCCTTCTCAGAGCGATCGAAGAGTCGAAGATTTCCATCATCGTGTTCTCCGAAAACTATGCATCTTCGAAGTGGTGCTTGGATGAACTCGTCAAGATCCTTGAGAGTAAAGAAACAAGGGAGCAAATAGTTTGGCCTGTTTTTTACAAGGTGAATCCGTCGGATGTACGGCATCAAAGGGGCAGTTTCGGTCAGGCACTTGCTGACTATGAATGCGAGTTCAAAGATGAcatggagaaggtgcaaagatGGAGGAGAAGTCTTACGAAAGCAGCCAATCTGTCCGGATGGTGTTTCATGAACgg GCATGAATCAAAATTTATTGACAATATCGTTGAAGCGATTTCATTACAAGTATTAAACCATGCGTATTTGAATGTAGCAAAGTACCCAGTTGGAATAGAGTCTCGTGTGCGCGAGATAGATAAGCTTTTGGGCGTTGGAGGAAACGATGTTCGCATGGTAGGGATATGGGGCACTGGTGGAATAGGTAAGACCACAATTGCTAAAGCTGTTTATAATTCCGTCGCCCATATGTTTGAAGGTAGCTGTTTTCTAGATGATGTTCGAGAAAGATCAATGCCGTATGGAGGCTTAGGCAAACTACAAAGTATTCTTCTTTCTGAGATTCTAGGGGTGAAAGAAGTAGAGGTGACCAATGTTGACAAAGGAATCAATATGATAAAGAAGATGTTGAATGGTAAGAAGCTTCTCTTAGTTCTTGACGATGTGAATCATTTGGACCAATTAAACAAATTAGTTGGAGGGTCtgattggtttggttcagGCAGCAGAATTGTTCTAACGACAAGAGACAAGCATTTGCTAATTGCTCATCAAGTCAATCTAATATATGAGGTTGAGAAGTTAAATCATTATGAGTCCTTAAAGCTCTTCACCAGTTGGAATTCATTTTCAAGAAATGGACACTTAAAAGATGATTATGCGAAACTTGCAAACAATGTAGTAGACTATGCTGACGGTCTTCCATTAGCTCTGATGGTTTTGGGTTCACATCTATGTGGTAGAAGTATTGATCAATGGAAATATGCATTAGATGGTTACAGAAGAGTTCCTAACCGAGAGATTCaagaaattctcaaaataaGTTATAATGCACTAGAAGACGCGGTGAAGGAAGTTTTCCTTGATATTGCATTTTTCTATAAAGGTCTAGGCGAGGATTATGTGATACAAATGCTAGAAGGTTGTGACATGAACCCTAAGTATGATCTTGAAGTACTCGTGGAAAAGGCTCTTATAAATATTATGGAAGATGGCTGCATTTGGATGCATGACTTGATACAAGAAATGGGTAAAGAAGTAGTTCGCCAAGAGTCACCAACTGAGCCCGGAAAACGTAGTAGGTTGTGGTTTCACGAGGATGTTTACCATGTTTTAACAGAAAACACA GGAACGGATAAGATCAAAGGTATTATGGTGAAGTTGCCTGCTGGGCTTGAGTCAGATGAGGTATGTTTGAATGCTGAAAGCTtctcaaagatgaaaaatcttCGACTTTTTATAAATCATAATGCGCGCTTGTCTGGAGAAGTTGATTGTCTTCCCAATGAGTTGAGGCTCCTTATCTGGCCTGAATATCCGTCACAATCTTTGCCAGCCAATTTTAATCCAAAGAAACTTGTTGGTCTTGCTTTGCCTCGCAGCTGCATTTTACGACTGGATTTGGAATTCAAg AGTTTGAAATTTATAAATGTGGAGCACAGCAAATTCCTAAGAAAAACCCCTGACTTCTCTGGAGTCCCAAACTTGGAGAAGTTGAATCTAAACTTTTGTACAAGTTTAGTTGAGCTTCATCCTTCTGCTGGATTCCTTCATAAGCTTGTTAACTTGAGTCTTACGGGATGCCGTAGTCTTACTCTGTTTCCAAGAATTGTCAACTTGAAATCTCTGCTGGAGTTGAATCTTGACGGTTGCATAAGTCTTGAGAATTTTCCTGAAATTAAGGGGAAGATGGAATATTTGAAACACCTGGATCTATCAGAGACTTCCATCAAAGAATTGCCTTCATCGTCAATTCGACATTTCACTCGTCTCGAGAATCTGTATTTAACCAGATGTGAAAACCTTACAAATCTGCCATGCAGCATTTATGAGTTGAAGCACCTAAAGACAATTTCTGTCCTTAAATGCtcaaaattgttttcatttcctAAAATGGCGAAGTCTGAAGATTCAAGGAGTGCAGAATCACTTGTGACTCTTCAAGGAGGCAATTTAGCGTTTCCCAACCTATCTAAATTCTATGGATCCAATCTTTCAGACATTGCCGATTTCCTTCTGACTCTTGATTGCATGACCACATTAACTAGACTTGATCTATCAGGAAGCAATTTTGTTAGTCTTCCCGTATGCATTAATAACTTTGTCAACTTGATTGATCTTCGGTTGGTTAGTTGCAAGAGACTTAGAGAAATTCCAGATCTTCCACAAGCATTGCAACTTTTGGATGTGAGTGATTGCTTATCATTGGAAAGAGTTTCAAAATTGTCCAACCTTTTGGAACGTAAAGAGTCTCAAATGTTCTTGGGAATGAGATTGGCTAACTGTTGGAGACTGCGTAACAATCTAGTTCGAattgcaaagaagaaaaatatgttcATAAATCAAGTcaatctcttctctctctttctctcatctctcccAACTTTTGTCCAGGTTGAATTTCCAGGAAGGGGAATTCCAAAGTGGTTCAGTTATCGTAAGGATTTGAAGGATCTTTGCGAATGTCAATTCTCTATTAAAATCCCTCAAAATTTCAATTGGGAGAACAAAGGAATTTCTTTTTGTGCTTTTCTCGAAAAGACCAAAAATAGGTTAAATTTTTATGCTCAACTCAGCATCAGGGACTTTGCTGTTGATATGTATGTGAAGGAAGTATGCCCTGATAATATTCAATCAACAGGGAAAGACCTGAGTTTAGTGTGGCTGTCATATGTCCCTTTCCATGATATGATGTCGACAATGGCACGCACGGAAAGAAATGTGAAAAGAACAAGGGTGATGCCGCCTTATTTGCCTACAATCCGAGTTCATTTTGTGCGTATTAGCAAAGCTGTGAAAAGCTGCGGAGTCCACCTAGTAATGCCACCAGGATGA